Genomic window (Actinomycetota bacterium):
GGCCTCCCAGCAGGAGTACCTGGGCATCCTGCGACGCCTGCACCAGGTCCCGCCGCTCTCCGACGAGGTGCGGGCCCTGGCCCGACGACACTTCCTGGCGCTGATGATGGGGCGGCAGGTCGACTTCGACCCCGTGGCCCCGATGGAGCTGAAGCGGATCAACGAGGCCCAGAGCGACGTCCACGACAACATCGGGATCTCCGCCCGGTCCCTGGACCAGTTCGCCTCGTCGCCGCCGATCCGGCTGCTCTCCGAGTGGCTGGTGGACGGGACCGATCCCGACCTGATGCAGCCGCTCCCGGTCCCGGCCGCGGAGCCGATGAGGATGGGAAGCGAATGACCGAGCAGGTCCTGGTCACGGGTGGGGCCGGGTTCGTGGGACGGAACCTGGTGGCCCGCCTGGTCCGCGACCTGCCGGAGGCCACCATGTGGGTGATCGACGACGTCTCCACCGGCCGGGAGCCGCCGTCGTGGCCGGAGGTCGAGCTGGTCCCGGAGGGAGAGACGGCGGGGCCCGTGGCCTCGTTCCGGGCCGCCGAGACCGGCGCGAGGGTCCGGTTCGTGCAGGGCGACGCCCTCGCCGTGTTCCTGGGCGAGCTGGGGAAGGTCGAGCGGCGCCTCCCCGAGCCGCTCCCGCCCTTCGACCGGGCCTACCACCTGGCCTCGGTGGTGGGCGGCCGCAGCGTCATCGAGGGCGATCCTCTCGCGGTGGGCATCGACCTGGCCATCGACTCGGGGTTCTTCCTGTGGGCGGCCAAGGTGAACCGGCCCGACCGCATCCTGTACGCCTCGTCCAGCTCGGCCTACCCGGTGGGGCTCCAGGACGAGGATGGGGCGGTGGCGCTGGCCGAGACCATGATCGACTTCGACCGGGGCCTGCTCCGTCCGGATCTCACGTACGGCTGGAGCAAGCTGACCGGCGAGTACCTGGCCCGGCTGGCCTGCTCCGGGTACGGGCTGCGGGTGGCCGTGGTGCGTCCGTTCTCCGGGTACGGCGAGCACCAGGACCCGGTCTACCCCGTGCCGGCCATCGCGCTGCGGGCGGCCTCCCGGGCCGACCCTCTGGTGGTGTGGGGGACCGGCGAGCAGGCCCGGGACTTCGTGCACATCGAGGACTGCGTGGAGGCCATGGAGCGGGCCCTGGCCAGGATCGGGGACGGCTCCGCCGTGAACATCGGGTCGGGGCGGCCCACCACGTTCCTGGAGCTGGCCCGGCTCATGGCGGACATCGAGGGGTACGCGCCGGAGGTCCGGGGGCTCGAGGACCGTCCCGTCGGGGTCCACCGGCGCTACGCCGAACCGTCGGTCATGCGCGAGGTGCTGGAGTTCACGCCGCGGATCTCCCTCCGGGACGGGATGGCCCGGGTCCTGGACGTGGCCCACCGCCGCCTGGACGCCGGGCAGATGGTGCCGGTGTGACCAGGAGGGCCGTGCTCCTCACCCACTTCCTGCCGAGGGGGACCAACTCGGGCGGGGAGATCGGCGCGCACGGGATGGCCGCGTCCCTCCAGGCGGCGGGCTACGAGGTCGAGGCGTGCTACTGCGGGAAGCCGGGACCGGACGTGAAGCGGGCGTTGTTCCCCACGTGGGACTGCTCGGCCCCGTCGTTCCCGGAGGCCGCGCCCAAGGTGGCGGAGCGGGTCATGGCCGTCGATCCGGCCGTGGTGTGGATCTACGGGGTCAGGGCCTGGCCCGCGTTCCGGCCCCTGGCCGGGAAGGTGCCGCACGTCCTCCTGGGCGGCGACCCGCCCAGCGAGATCGAGCGGCTCCGGTTCCGGTGGGAAGGCACGCTGGCCGCGAAGAATCCGCCCCGCCGCGCGGTGGCCTGGGCCGCGATGCGGCGGCGGGTTCGGACGCTCCGGCAGGCCGGTGCCGAGGCGTTCCGGGAGGCTGCTGCCCGCGGGATCGCCGCCGCCTACGTCCCCGGCGACGTCGACCTGATCCGCCGGACGTCCGGTGTGGACGTGGTCCTGTGCGAGCTGGGGTTCCCGGACTTCGGAGCCCGCGCGACGCGTGGCGACGGCCGGACGTTCCTGCTGCTGGGGAACCTGGGGACGCTCCAGACCCGCTACGGCCTGGAGTTCTTCCAGCGAACGGTGTGGCCGGCCTGGCGACGGAGCCCGCTGGTGGAGCGGTCGGTCGTGCGGATCGTGGGCGCGGGGAGCCTCCCCTCACGGTTGCGCGTCCGGAGCGAGCCCGGCCTGGAGTTCGTGGGGTTCGTGGACGACCTCGGCGCGGAGTGGGAACGGGCCGCGGCGATGCTGGTCCCCGTCCCCATCCGGCTGGGGTTCCGGACGCGGCTGGTCGAGACGTGGGCCCGGGGCGTGCCGGTCCTCACGGATTCGTCGACCGGCTCCGGGCTTCCCGCTCTGGCCCCGGGGATGAACTGCCTGGTGGCCTCCACCGGTGAGGAGTGGGTGCGCGCGGCCACCCGGCTCCTGGACGACCCAGCGTTGGCTGCCACCGTGGGCGAGGAGGGGCGGGCCACGTTCCTCCGCCGCTATCTGGCCGCGTCCGCCGGCGAGCGGTTCGGCGAGCTCTCGGAGATGGCCGTGGCCCGGTGGAGCCAGGCCGGGATCGGCGCGGGCACGGTGGGCAGATGACCTCGGGCGGCGACTCGGCGCGTGCGCCCCGGCCGGACACCGGCCTGGCCCAGGCGGAGCTGGTGCTTCCCCGGTTCCTGATCGTGGGGGCGATGCGGGGCGGGACGTCGGCGCTGGCGTACTGCCTCCAGGAGCATCCCCAGATCTTCATGCCCGAGCAGGAGGTCAACTTCTTCACGAACGCGCGCGCGTACGCGGCGGGGCCGGCAGAATACGCCCGGCGCTTCGCCGGCCACGGCGG
Coding sequences:
- a CDS encoding glycosyltransferase yields the protein MTRRAVLLTHFLPRGTNSGGEIGAHGMAASLQAAGYEVEACYCGKPGPDVKRALFPTWDCSAPSFPEAAPKVAERVMAVDPAVVWIYGVRAWPAFRPLAGKVPHVLLGGDPPSEIERLRFRWEGTLAAKNPPRRAVAWAAMRRRVRTLRQAGAEAFREAAARGIAAAYVPGDVDLIRRTSGVDVVLCELGFPDFGARATRGDGRTFLLLGNLGTLQTRYGLEFFQRTVWPAWRRSPLVERSVVRIVGAGSLPSRLRVRSEPGLEFVGFVDDLGAEWERAAAMLVPVPIRLGFRTRLVETWARGVPVLTDSSTGSGLPALAPGMNCLVASTGEEWVRAATRLLDDPALAATVGEEGRATFLRRYLAASAGERFGELSEMAVARWSQAGIGAGTVGR
- a CDS encoding NAD-dependent epimerase/dehydratase family protein encodes the protein MTEQVLVTGGAGFVGRNLVARLVRDLPEATMWVIDDVSTGREPPSWPEVELVPEGETAGPVASFRAAETGARVRFVQGDALAVFLGELGKVERRLPEPLPPFDRAYHLASVVGGRSVIEGDPLAVGIDLAIDSGFFLWAAKVNRPDRILYASSSSAYPVGLQDEDGAVALAETMIDFDRGLLRPDLTYGWSKLTGEYLARLACSGYGLRVAVVRPFSGYGEHQDPVYPVPAIALRAASRADPLVVWGTGEQARDFVHIEDCVEAMERALARIGDGSAVNIGSGRPTTFLELARLMADIEGYAPEVRGLEDRPVGVHRRYAEPSVMREVLEFTPRISLRDGMARVLDVAHRRLDAGQMVPV